The following proteins come from a genomic window of Microbacterium sulfonylureivorans:
- a CDS encoding helix-turn-helix domain-containing protein, which yields MAEIIPLPTKAARPAPRSPREPEPLWRDALGDRLRRLRHERGERLADTAERAGVSPQYLSEIERGLKEPSSEMIAAVAGALEVTLVELTAAVVDDLRSHAAERAVVGVRAAYSLAA from the coding sequence ATGGCCGAGATCATCCCGCTTCCGACGAAGGCCGCGCGGCCCGCGCCGCGCTCTCCCCGCGAACCCGAGCCGCTGTGGCGCGATGCGCTCGGCGACCGGCTGCGCCGGCTGCGCCACGAGCGGGGCGAGCGCCTCGCCGACACCGCCGAACGCGCCGGCGTCTCGCCCCAGTACCTCTCCGAGATCGAGCGCGGGCTCAAGGAGCCTTCGAGCGAGATGATCGCCGCCGTCGCGGGCGCGCTCGAGGTGACGCTGGTCGAGCTCACCGCGGCCGTGGTCGACGACCTGCGGTCGCACGCCGCCGAGCGCGCCGTCGTGGGCGTCCGCGCGGCCTACTCGCTGGCCGCCTGA
- a CDS encoding Bax inhibitor-1/YccA family membrane protein → MALDNPAFSNPAFQDPKAVKTYPGGRQAAGLTPPAAQTQFATAQHAGTDAAAQAQLEGMYAAPAAGAIETDRMSVEDTVWKTVGLFAVLLVGAVAGWIWTMAPVAETGMPTIMPWIIGGLVGFVLSLVVIFTSRKKIRPALIFAYAAAEGLFVGGISAFFEIQWEGIVLQATLATLSVVGVTLALFASGKVRASKKATKIFMIAMVGYLVFSLLNLVLMWTGVAPNAFGLLSETFMGIPLGLIIGVLVVIMAAYSLVLDFDSIQQGVRNGAPRQYGWLGGFGIMVTVVWLYIEILRIIAIVRGSN, encoded by the coding sequence GTGGCCCTCGACAACCCCGCGTTCAGCAACCCGGCCTTCCAGGACCCGAAGGCCGTCAAGACCTACCCGGGCGGACGCCAGGCTGCCGGCCTGACGCCCCCGGCGGCGCAGACCCAGTTCGCGACCGCGCAGCACGCCGGAACGGATGCCGCGGCCCAGGCGCAGCTCGAGGGCATGTACGCCGCCCCGGCTGCCGGTGCCATCGAGACCGACCGCATGTCGGTCGAAGACACGGTGTGGAAGACCGTCGGCCTGTTCGCGGTGCTGCTCGTCGGCGCGGTCGCCGGATGGATCTGGACCATGGCGCCCGTCGCCGAGACCGGCATGCCGACGATCATGCCGTGGATCATCGGCGGCCTCGTCGGCTTCGTCCTCTCGCTCGTCGTCATCTTCACCTCGCGCAAGAAGATCCGTCCCGCGCTGATCTTCGCGTACGCCGCCGCGGAGGGCCTCTTCGTCGGAGGCATTTCGGCCTTCTTCGAGATTCAGTGGGAAGGCATCGTCCTGCAGGCGACGCTCGCGACCCTGTCGGTCGTGGGAGTCACCCTCGCCCTCTTCGCCAGCGGCAAGGTCCGCGCGTCGAAGAAGGCCACCAAGATCTTCATGATCGCGATGGTCGGCTACCTGGTCTTCTCGCTCCTGAACCTCGTCCTCATGTGGACGGGCGTCGCCCCCAACGCCTTCGGCCTTCTGAGCGAGACCTTCATGGGCATCCCTCTCGGCCTCATCATCGGCGTCCTCGTCGTGATCATGGCGGCGTACTCGCTCGTGCTCGACTTCGACTCGATCCAGCAGGGTGTGCGCAACGGCGCTCCGCGCCAGTACGGCTGGCTCGGCGGCTTCGGCATCATGGTGACCGTCGTCTGGCTCTACATCGAGATCCTGCGAATCATCGCGATCGTCCGCGGCAGCAACTAG
- a CDS encoding glycerophosphodiester phosphodiesterase family protein produces the protein MPRRNPLVIGHRGAPGYRPEHSRSSYDLALELGVDAVEPDIVVSADGVLVVRHENEISGTTDVADRIEFRGRRTTKTVDGAELTGWFTEDFTWDELSTLRCRERLPHLRTTSASFDDAQPVLRLRDVLDLVREGSLAQGREIGVVLEIKHATYFASIGWDIAALIDAELHEAGWAEGRLPLTIESFESTVLHALQERGIPAAYIYLLEAAGRPFDLFAAQGKAAPTYRATAAPAGLDALAGRVDGISVDKRMILAPDKLGRLTGPSRVVADAHERGLRVYTWTCRPENNFLIGQFRGKGGAAAFGDWESEWAVIRDAGVDGVFVDHPDLGVAFFRS, from the coding sequence ATGCCCCGCCGGAATCCGCTCGTGATCGGCCATCGCGGAGCGCCGGGGTACCGGCCCGAGCATTCGCGATCGTCGTACGACCTGGCGCTCGAGCTGGGGGTCGACGCAGTGGAGCCCGACATCGTGGTGTCGGCCGACGGGGTGCTCGTCGTCCGGCACGAGAACGAGATCTCAGGTACCACCGATGTCGCCGACCGCATCGAGTTCAGGGGCCGCCGGACGACGAAGACGGTGGACGGCGCCGAGCTGACGGGCTGGTTCACCGAGGACTTCACGTGGGACGAGCTCTCGACGCTTCGCTGCCGCGAGCGCCTCCCGCACCTGCGCACGACGAGCGCGAGCTTCGACGACGCACAGCCTGTCCTGCGCCTCCGCGACGTGCTCGACCTGGTGCGTGAGGGGTCGCTCGCGCAGGGCCGCGAGATCGGCGTGGTGCTCGAGATCAAGCACGCCACCTACTTCGCCTCGATCGGGTGGGACATCGCCGCCCTCATCGACGCCGAGCTCCACGAGGCCGGATGGGCCGAAGGCCGGCTGCCGCTGACGATCGAATCGTTCGAGTCGACGGTGCTCCATGCGCTGCAGGAACGCGGCATCCCGGCGGCGTACATCTATCTTCTCGAGGCCGCCGGTCGCCCGTTCGACCTTTTCGCGGCGCAGGGCAAGGCGGCTCCGACCTACCGGGCGACCGCGGCGCCGGCCGGGCTCGACGCCCTCGCCGGCCGCGTCGACGGCATCAGCGTCGACAAGCGCATGATCCTCGCCCCCGACAAGCTCGGGCGCCTCACCGGGCCGTCGCGGGTCGTCGCCGACGCGCACGAGCGCGGACTGCGCGTCTACACCTGGACGTGCCGGCCGGAGAACAACTTCCTGATCGGGCAGTTCCGGGGCAAGGGCGGAGCGGCGGCGTTCGGCGACTGGGAGTCGGAGTGGGCGGTGATCCGGGATGCCGGGGTCGACGGCGTCTTCGTCGACCACCCCGATCTCGGCGTGGCGTTCTTCCGATCCTGA